From the genome of Persephonella atlantica:
TCTTTTCAGATTTTTTCTTTTTCTCTTTTACTGGTTTCTCTGGAGTTTCTCTTTTTTCATCTTCCTTTTCTTTTTTTATCTTTATAAGGTCTTTAACGTCCTTTCCTTCTGAAATTATCTTTTCAAGTTTTTCTATCACTTCTAACGGAGGTCTCTCATCTGGAGGCAGTAAAATTATTTCCTCAAGTATTCCTGCAAGGTCTTTACCTGGATACTGAAGAATCAATCTTTTGATCTCTTCGTCAACACCTTCAACAAATTCTATTTCTTCAGGATTAATATTTTCTGAGTTTACGACTTCAGGTTCAACAATATCCCCTCCAGAAAGAACATTTTCCAGTCTGTTGAGTATATCCCTCACATCTTCTTCGTCAGGTATCTCTTCATTTTCTTTAAGCATTTCCACTGCTTCTTTCAGTTTGTCAACACCTTCAAGTATAACATCCATCATTTCTGAGGTAAGTTTCAGCTCGTCGTTTCTCAGAAGATTAAAGATGTCTTCAATTTTATGTGCTATCTCCACAACAGAGGTCAGCCCCAAAAAACCTGCTCCACCTTTGAGTGTGTGCATTCCTCTGAATATTTTGTTAAGAAGCTCTTTATCTTCAGGGTTTTCTTCTAATTCTATAAGCTCCTGATCTAGATCAGACAGAATTTCATCTGCCTCAACCAGAAACTCTTCTAAAATCTCTCTCATATCATCACTGAAGTTTAACTTCATTGCTTTTCCCTCACATTCCAAACTGTTTTAATATATCATCAACATCTTCCTGTGATACTTCTCTTTTCCACTCCAGTTCTTCAAGTTTACCTTTCAGTTCTTCCCTTTTCTCTTCTGACTTCTCTTCTTTTATTCCAAACAGAAGAAGTATTTTCAGTATCTCTTTTTCAACATCGGTTATAAAGTTTGAAATTTTTAGAAGTCTCTGTGATACTATATCCTGAAACTCCAGCAGAGTAAGAGATTCTGTCAGTATTTTCAAGGACTTCTCACAGTTTCTTCTCAGAATATCCTTTATTTTTTTGTCCTTAACTTCCTCTACCACATCAAGTGACTCTTTAAGCAGAGAGGTTATCTCCATAATATTATCAATAAGTTTTTGTGTTGCTTCCTCGCTTTCTCTGATGGCAAGCTTTATATGTTCGTTAACAGTTTTGAATCCTTCTTTCCTTGTCTGAAGACCTTCTATTTCTCTTTTGTAATTTTCTATAATATCTAATAACCTTTTCAGTTCCTGAAAGAGACCTTCTCCCATTGCTTCCTCCTGTATAATATTTGTTAACATTTCGGAAATATTACAGGATTAATTACACTTAATATTAACTGGCCATAATTATTAATAGGTTAGTTGTTGACGATAATTTTATAAAGCTTAACTTAATACTGAAAATGGAAAACTTAGAAAGTCTTGTTGAACAGCTTATTGAAAAGTTGAAAGAGGAAAAAGAATGTTTAATCTTTTCTATTAAAGATTCCAGTTACTGTGATAAACTTGTAGAAGTTGTTGAGGAAAAAAGAAAGCTTCTATCAAAAATATCCCGCTACAACAAAAAGGATTTTGAAGGACTGGAAGAGAAACTACAAGAGATAAAGAGGCTGAGTGATATAAATCTCAATCTGGCCGTAAACAATGCTCAGTTTATTGATGAGCTTTTTGGTGCAATATTTGAAGAGCCCCAGAAGTATGACCAGTCTGGAGCTGTAAAACAGAATCAAAAAGGTCTGTTTAACAAAAAGATTTAAACTCCGAAAATTATGTATTTCAGCCACAGAAGACCTAAAGCAACAATCACAGTAACTACAGTAACAGGTGTTCCCTGTTTTACAAAGTCAAAGAACTTTATAGGATAACCTTCTCTCTCTGCCAGGCCTGCTGCAACAACGTTTGCTGAAGCTCCTATGATTGTCAGATTACCTCCGAGACATGCTCCAAGAGCAAGTGCCCACCAGAGAGGTTCAACATTAAATGCAGCTGTTTTTCCAAGGTCTATCAGAACATAAGACATTGCCATAGTAAATGGTATATTATCAACTATACCGGAAATAAATGCAGAAAGTCCTCCTAATATCAAAATACCTGAGATAGGGTCTGTTATCACTCCTGCAACCATATGGGCAGCATCTTCAAAAACTCCAGAATGCTCCAATCCTCCAATAACAACAAACAGTCCAAGGAAGAACATCAGTGTTGTCCACTCTACTCTTTCAAATATCTTTTCTGGATTTTCCCTTGACCAGAGCATCAGTACAGAAGCCATAAACAGTGCTATTGTCCCAGCTTCAAGATGAAGGACGTGGTGAAGGAAAAACAAAATAATTGTTATTCCAAAAACTATCAGCCCCTTTCTCATCAGTATTACATCATACTCTATTTTCTGACCTTCTATAATCCTCTTCAGCTCTTCTGCATCCGTCATCTTAACTTCCAAGTGTCCCTGATATTTCATCATACCTATAAAAACGATAGTTCCTATTATATGGGTTATAACAACAATAGGAGCAATATTAACAATAAAATCCATAAAGGTGAATCCACCAAGTGAACCTATAATGATGTTTGGAGGGTCTCCTATCAGTGTTGCTGTTCCCCCTATGTTTGATGCTAAAACTGTTGCAATAATATAAGGAACAGGCTTTAGTTTCAGTTTTGATGTTATAGAGATAAGTATAGGTATCATAAATAAAACAGTTGTCACGTTATCCAGAAATGCGGATAAAACAGCTGTAAGCATAGTAAAGGTCAGGATTATCTTAAAAGGGTCTCCTTTCGTAAATTTAAGGGCTACATAGGAAAGAATAGAAAAAAAACCACTTTCTATCAGAACAGAGACAATAACCATCATACCTATCAGGAGAAACATTGTGTTGTGGTCAATTGCTTCCCATGCACCTTCAGGAGTAACAACACCTAAAAATATAGCAAGTGTTCCTCCAAGGAGTGCAGCAGGAACGCGGTGAAAAAATTTCTCAAGAATAATCATTGCGTAAGTTCCGACAAACAGCAGTATAGAAATCCAGTAAAGGTTTTCTTTACTACCTAACCCTATCATCCCTAGTAATGTTTGATGTTCCACCCTTACTCTCCTTCTTTGTCTTTAAATATTCCAACAGAAGTTTCTGAGTTTTCTATGTAAGATTCTCTATCTTCAATATTTTCATTAATAAGTAGCAGGTCGTATTTTTTCTTTCTGGCGTAATAAGGGATTTCTTTTTTTGGGTCTCCTTTAAGAATTAAAAGCTCAACGTTTTCTCCTTTCAATGCTTTTGCTAACTTTGTCTTTACAGTTTCCACATGTTCCTCTAACAATCCGAGAAGTATCTGTTTTGCCTCTTCATCAGGGTGGGTTTTCTTTAGTCTATTTTCATAGAAAGACTCGTAAAAGGAAGTTACAAAATCAAACCTTACCCCTAACTTTTTAACAAAAAGGTAGGCTGAACTGATGAAATACTCTGTGGCAGTTTCTTTATCTACATTAATAAGCACACTATTTATGCTGTCTGCATCTTCTTGAAGAAGGATTATGTCTAAATTTTCAAAATCTTTTACAAGTTTTTCTGTTGAGGTTATCCTGAAAATGTGCTCCAGCGGTGAGATTTTTTCCTGAGTAACAACAAGAAGGTCAGGTTTTCCCGCTTTTATTTCCTCTTTTGCCTCTCCAAACTCTAACTGATTTTTTAACTCATAACTGATATTCTCATCTTCTATCTGTTTTTTTGCTTTTTCTTTTTCTTTTTCAGTAATGTTAACAAACAGAAGCACTAACTTTTTATCTAATTTTTTGGCTATCTCTTTTACAACTTTAAGATTATTAAAATTTACCTTCTCTCTTTGTAAAAAAATTACAGTATTTACAGGCATATTAAATCCCCTTCACTTCCATTTTTAATAATTTTCGGAAAGTGAAGGGGAAAGTTTACACCAAATTAAACCTGACCGTATTTTCTTGCAAGCTCATAAAGTCTTCTTATCCT
Proteins encoded in this window:
- a CDS encoding protein phosphatase CheZ codes for the protein MGEGLFQELKRLLDIIENYKREIEGLQTRKEGFKTVNEHIKLAIRESEEATQKLIDNIMEITSLLKESLDVVEEVKDKKIKDILRRNCEKSLKILTESLTLLEFQDIVSQRLLKISNFITDVEKEILKILLLFGIKEEKSEEKREELKGKLEELEWKREVSQEDVDDILKQFGM
- a CDS encoding ArsB/NhaD family transporter, whose protein sequence is MEHQTLLGMIGLGSKENLYWISILLFVGTYAMIILEKFFHRVPAALLGGTLAIFLGVVTPEGAWEAIDHNTMFLLIGMMVIVSVLIESGFFSILSYVALKFTKGDPFKIILTFTMLTAVLSAFLDNVTTVLFMIPILISITSKLKLKPVPYIIATVLASNIGGTATLIGDPPNIIIGSLGGFTFMDFIVNIAPIVVITHIIGTIVFIGMMKYQGHLEVKMTDAEELKRIIEGQKIEYDVILMRKGLIVFGITIILFFLHHVLHLEAGTIALFMASVLMLWSRENPEKIFERVEWTTLMFFLGLFVVIGGLEHSGVFEDAAHMVAGVITDPISGILILGGLSAFISGIVDNIPFTMAMSYVLIDLGKTAAFNVEPLWWALALGACLGGNLTIIGASANVVAAGLAEREGYPIKFFDFVKQGTPVTVVTVIVALGLLWLKYIIFGV
- a CDS encoding universal stress protein, which translates into the protein MPVNTVIFLQREKVNFNNLKVVKEIAKKLDKKLVLLFVNITEKEKEKAKKQIEDENISYELKNQLEFGEAKEEIKAGKPDLLVVTQEKISPLEHIFRITSTEKLVKDFENLDIILLQEDADSINSVLINVDKETATEYFISSAYLFVKKLGVRFDFVTSFYESFYENRLKKTHPDEEAKQILLGLLEEHVETVKTKLAKALKGENVELLILKGDPKKEIPYYARKKKYDLLLINENIEDRESYIENSETSVGIFKDKEGE